In Mammaliicoccus sp. Marseille-Q6498, the genomic stretch TTGAGGTACCAAAATTTCTCCATCTAAAAATTGGCATTTCACGACATCCAAAATCCTACCATCTATTATAGCGCTTGTATCTAGTAATTTGGCATATCTTGCAGTCGTTTGTCTCGTTAAAGAGTTTGAAATGTTTTCTGGAAACAATCTCAATATTTCTTCACGCTTTTGCAGTCCGATTTGAAACCCTAAATAACATAAGAAAGCAGCAATAATAATGGGTAATATATGTTTCAAAACGGGAGCGCCAATCATTTCTAATATAAACGAAACCATAACCGCAATCATTAATCCAATCATGACACCAATTGTTGCAAAAAATATTTCAAGGATACTACGCTTTAATAAATACTTCTCTCCCTGATCCGCAATATCTACAACTTTGTTTATTAAAAAGCCAAACAAAAGGAAGATAACAACTACTCCGATTAATCCATCTATATATGGATTCGAAAGCATTTCTGTCGGTTGGATGCTAAACGCATTTATCAGCTCAGGAATTATCATGATACCTAGCGAAGAACCTATGACTAGGTAACACAATATAATTAGTCCTTTTAAAATTTTCATACGCTAACCTCCTAATGGTTAATTAAGCATTAAAAGCTATTTTCAATGCTTCTCTTGTAGTAGACACACCGATAACTTCTGTACCTTCCGGAAACTCTAAACCTTTAATATTGTTTTTAGGAATTATAATACGCTTAAATCCTAATTTAGCCGCTTCTTGAACACGTTGATCCACTCTTGCGACTCTTCTTACTTCACCAGTTAAGCCAACTTCACCTACAAAGCAGTCATCGCCTCTTGTCGGTTTGTCTTGGAAACTTGATGCTATTGCTATTATAATACTTAAGTCAACAGCAGGCTCGCTTAATTTTACACCACCTGCTATTTTGATGTATGCATCTTGTTGTTGCAATAAAAAGTTCTCTTTCTTCTCTAAAACAGCCATCAATAAACTTAGTCTATTATGGTCAATTCCAGTTGCCATTCTTCTAGGATTGTGAAAAGTCGTTGGTGTCACTAAAGCTTGCACCTCTACTAATATCGGTCTTGTACCTTCCATTGTAGCGACAATAGTTGACCCAGAAACATGTTTCGTCCGCTCCTCTAAGAACATTTCAGAAGGGTTTTTCACTTCGTTTAAACCCGTTTGTTTCATTTCGAAAATACCCATTTCATTTGTAGAACCAAAACGGTTTTTCACAGCTCTTAAAATTCTATATGCATGATGCGTATCGCCTTCGAAATATAATACAGTATCAACCATATGCTCTAATAATCTTGGGCCTGCTATTTGACCATCTTTCGTAACATGCCCAACAATGAAAGTAGCAATATCCATTTGTTTAGCAATATGCATTAAATTTTGAGTACATTCTCTAACTTGGGAAACAGAACCTGGTGCAGAAGTAACTTCAGGATGAAAAATAGTTTGAATAGAATCTATAACTAATACATCTGGTTTTATCTTTTGAACCATACTATGTATAATTTCTAAATTCGTTTCTGCATATACATTTAATTCACCAGAATCTTCTACTAATCTTTCTGCTCTAAGTTTAGTTTGACTAACTGATTCTTCACCTGATACATATAATACATTCTTCTTTTGAGATAAAGCGGCACAAATTTGTAGTAATAACGTTGATTTCCCGATACCAGGATCCCCACCAATTAATACAAGTGAACCTTTTACGATTCCGCCACCTAATACTCTATTAAACTCATTTATTTTTGTTTTTATTCTCGGTGTATCTTCTTCTTTAACATCTTTTAATTTTTCAATTTTTGGAGCAGGAACATCGGATTTAAAAGTGTTTTTCGGACCTTTTGTTTCTTTTTGTTCAATGGATTCTTCCATCTGATTCCATGCACCACAATTCGGACATTTCCCCATCCATTTCGGAGATTGATGCCCACAGGCTAAACATTCAAATATTACTTTCTTTTTTGCCATTCATGTTACCTCCGTGTTAATTGACTAGTTATATTTTAAACTTGACTGACTGTAAAAACAAATTTATCTACTTTTAAATCATAATTAAAGTCCACAAACCTTCTTGATAAAGGTCTGTGGACTTATTAGATTCATTTAATTAAATTTTAAACTTTTGACTCTTCTTGTTTTGATTCATCTTCTTTATGGTCAGATAAATCAAATTTAAATTCGTCATCTCTGTAATCAACTATTACGTTTTTACCAACTAATTCTTGGCCAGACAAGATTAATTCACTCAAGTTATCTTCAACATTTTTTTGAATTGCACGCGTTAATGGTCTTGCACCATATTCAGGATCAAATCCTTCGTCTGCAATTTTTTCTTGAGCTGAGTCAGAAAGCGTAATGTGAATACCTTGTTCTGATAAACGTGCAGTCAATTCACCTGCCATCTTAGCAACAATTTCTTTAAGATGTGATTTTTCTAATTTGTGGAATACGATAATATCGTCTACACGGTTTAAGAATTCAGGTTTAAATTGTTGTTTCAATTCATCCATCATTGTTTTTCTAATTGTTTCGTAATCAGGACCACTTTCTTTTGCTCCAAATCCAACAAATTTAGCATTTTGAAGTTCTTGAGCACCGACGTTAGAAGTCATGATAATAACTGTGTTTCTGAAATCTACTTTACGACCTTTAGAATCTGTTAAATGACCATCATCTAAAACTTGTAATAAGATGTTAAATACATCTGGATGCGCTTTTTCGATTTCATCGAATAATATTACTGAGTAAGGTTTACGTCTTACATTTTCAGTTAATTGTCCACCATCATCATGTCCAACATAACCTGGAGGAGAACCTACTAATCGACTGACAGAGTGTTTTTCCATAAATTCACTCATGTCGACTCTGATCATTGCATCTTCTTCACCAAACATTGCATCAGCTAATGTACGAGCAAGTTCTGTTTTACCTACACCTGTTGGACCTAGGAAGATAAAGCTACCAATTGGTCTTTTAGGATCTTTCAATCCGGCTCTCGCACGTCTCACTGCTTTAGATATAGATTCTACTGCATCATTTTGACCGATAACGCGGTTATGAAGAATAGATTCTAAGTTTAATAATCTATCTGATTCAGTTTCATTTA encodes the following:
- a CDS encoding PIN/TRAM domain-containing protein, translated to MKILKGLIILCYLVIGSSLGIMIIPELINAFSIQPTEMLSNPYIDGLIGVVVIFLLFGFLINKVVDIADQGEKYLLKRSILEIFFATIGVMIGLMIAVMVSFILEMIGAPVLKHILPIIIAAFLCYLGFQIGLQKREEILRLFPENISNSLTRQTTARYAKLLDTSAIIDGRILDVVKCQFLDGEILVPQGVIEELQVIADAKDSVKRDKGQRGLDMLNSLKNTDFPITIIEPNSTHKDVDALLINLAKKYNASIITTDYNLNKVCSVQGIKVLNVNDLSEAIKPIVHQGDIFDLLITKIGKEDGQGVGYLDDGTMVVIERGKEYIGQSIPVEVMSLLQTSSGRIIFAKKVS
- the radA gene encoding DNA repair protein RadA; translated protein: MAKKKVIFECLACGHQSPKWMGKCPNCGAWNQMEESIEQKETKGPKNTFKSDVPAPKIEKLKDVKEEDTPRIKTKINEFNRVLGGGIVKGSLVLIGGDPGIGKSTLLLQICAALSQKKNVLYVSGEESVSQTKLRAERLVEDSGELNVYAETNLEIIHSMVQKIKPDVLVIDSIQTIFHPEVTSAPGSVSQVRECTQNLMHIAKQMDIATFIVGHVTKDGQIAGPRLLEHMVDTVLYFEGDTHHAYRILRAVKNRFGSTNEMGIFEMKQTGLNEVKNPSEMFLEERTKHVSGSTIVATMEGTRPILVEVQALVTPTTFHNPRRMATGIDHNRLSLLMAVLEKKENFLLQQQDAYIKIAGGVKLSEPAVDLSIIIAIASSFQDKPTRGDDCFVGEVGLTGEVRRVARVDQRVQEAAKLGFKRIIIPKNNIKGLEFPEGTEVIGVSTTREALKIAFNA